Proteins from one Deinococcus actinosclerus genomic window:
- a CDS encoding DMT family transporter, protein MTARPALPAPLLILAAAVLWGLLGILGKQAQAAGLDPLEVAFWRAALAGTLYAAHAAVIRARLPRGRDLLITAAFGVAGVSIFYGSYQLAVRAGGASLASVLLYTAPAFVAVMGWAFLRERLGGRELLAVAGTLGGIALISLGGGQGVTVTPAALAWGLTAGFTYSLYYLYGKAFFTRYEPPALLAVALPVGAVVLLPFVTFTEKTPGAWGSLGAIAVFSTYLAYLAYSWGLKRLPATRASVIASLEPVVAASLAALLFGERLSALALLGAALVIGAALLLSVGPSDTERHPPAE, encoded by the coding sequence GTGACGGCCCGCCCGGCCCTGCCCGCCCCGCTGCTGATCCTGGCCGCCGCCGTCCTGTGGGGCCTGCTGGGCATCCTGGGCAAGCAGGCGCAGGCCGCCGGTCTGGACCCGCTGGAGGTCGCGTTCTGGCGCGCCGCGCTGGCCGGGACGCTGTACGCCGCTCACGCCGCCGTGATCCGCGCCCGCCTCCCGCGTGGGCGTGACCTGCTGATCACTGCCGCGTTCGGCGTGGCCGGCGTGAGCATCTTCTACGGCTCGTACCAGCTGGCGGTGCGCGCGGGTGGGGCCAGCCTCGCCAGCGTGCTGCTGTACACCGCGCCCGCCTTCGTGGCCGTGATGGGCTGGGCGTTCCTGCGCGAACGCCTGGGCGGCCGTGAACTCCTGGCCGTGGCGGGCACGCTGGGCGGCATCGCCCTGATCAGCCTGGGCGGCGGGCAGGGCGTGACCGTCACGCCCGCCGCGCTCGCCTGGGGCCTGACCGCCGGGTTCACGTACAGCCTGTACTACCTGTATGGCAAGGCGTTCTTCACCCGCTACGAGCCGCCCGCACTGCTCGCGGTGGCCCTGCCGGTGGGGGCCGTGGTCCTGCTGCCCTTCGTGACCTTCACGGAGAAGACCCCCGGCGCGTGGGGCAGCCTGGGCGCGATCGCCGTGTTCAGCACCTACCTCGCGTACCTCGCGTACTCCTGGGGCCTCAAGCGCCTGCCTGCCACGCGCGCCAGCGTGATCGCCAGCCTGGAGCCCGTCGTGGCCGCCTCACTGGCCGCCCTGCTGTTCGGCGAGCGCCTCTCCGCGCTGGCCCTGCTGGGTGCTGCCCTGGTGATCGGCGCGGCGCTGCTCCTGAGCGTGGGGCCCAGCGATACCGAACGCCACCCGCCAGCCGAATGA
- a CDS encoding DUF4127 family protein, producing the protein MPLALLGAADAQTLLPLDSRPATRVLPALIGGLRGDALHVPDAALLGTAARGADPAALGAWLDAQPRTGPLIVSLDALAYGGLVQSRTSPLTAQEALARLDPLRTWTERTGQPVYAFITLPREPDATDRARNLEVVRAVIGWAREGRLKELDVTWDDALPGSPAPQEGAALAKDAPANVRVYPGADEVLSMLTARALAPEAATVRVEYSDPDAAQQVMKYEGIPLTQSATNHAQGSGFQVVDGRADLTLFVFNGGDPRRAALRVSSLLRAGRVAVADVAQVNLGNPRFWSDLRTLRQHANLQALAAWGTPGNNLGTALAHAKLARGADPVRQDALLAREFANDVIYSSEVRAQLRRLIPEAQLNTPQAQEALMRLAGGFFPLRVGDSYTLSGAALPWGRSFEWDFTLDQQP; encoded by the coding sequence ATGCCCCTCGCGCTGCTGGGCGCGGCGGACGCGCAGACGCTGCTGCCCCTGGATTCCCGCCCAGCCACGCGGGTGCTGCCCGCCCTGATCGGGGGCCTGCGCGGCGACGCGCTGCACGTGCCGGACGCGGCGCTGCTGGGCACCGCGGCGCGCGGCGCGGACCCGGCGGCGCTGGGCGCGTGGCTGGACGCCCAGCCGCGCACGGGGCCGCTGATCGTGTCCCTGGACGCCCTGGCGTACGGCGGGCTGGTGCAGTCCCGCACGAGCCCGCTGACGGCACAGGAAGCCCTGGCGCGGCTGGATCCGCTGCGCACCTGGACCGAGCGGACGGGCCAGCCGGTGTACGCGTTCATCACGCTGCCGCGCGAACCGGACGCCACCGACCGCGCGCGTAACCTGGAGGTCGTGCGTGCCGTGATCGGCTGGGCGCGCGAGGGCCGCCTGAAGGAACTGGACGTCACCTGGGACGACGCGCTGCCCGGCAGTCCCGCCCCGCAGGAGGGCGCCGCGCTGGCGAAGGACGCCCCGGCGAACGTGCGCGTGTACCCCGGTGCGGACGAGGTGCTGTCCATGCTGACCGCCCGCGCCCTGGCCCCGGAAGCGGCGACGGTGCGCGTGGAGTACAGCGACCCCGACGCGGCGCAGCAGGTCATGAAGTACGAGGGGATTCCCCTGACGCAGAGTGCCACCAATCACGCGCAGGGCAGCGGGTTTCAGGTGGTGGATGGTCGGGCCGACCTGACGCTGTTCGTGTTCAACGGCGGCGACCCGCGCCGCGCGGCCCTGCGGGTCAGCAGTCTGCTGCGCGCCGGACGGGTCGCGGTGGCGGACGTGGCGCAGGTGAATCTGGGCAACCCGCGCTTCTGGTCGGATCTGCGCACGCTGCGCCAGCACGCGAACCTTCAGGCGCTGGCGGCGTGGGGCACACCCGGCAACAACCTCGGGACGGCCCTGGCGCACGCGAAACTGGCGCGGGGGGCCGATCCGGTCCGGCAGGACGCGTTGCTGGCCCGTGAGTTCGCCAACGACGTGATCTACAGCTCGGAGGTCCGCGCGCAGCTACGCAGGCTGATCCCGGAGGCGCAGCTGAACACCCCGCAGGCGCAGGAAGCCCTGATGCGGCTGGCCGGCGGGTTCTTCCCGCTGCGGGTGGGCGACAGCTACACCCTTAGCGGCGCGGCGCTGCCGTGGGGCCGCTCGTTCGAGTGGGACTTCACGCTCGACCAGCAGCCCTGA
- a CDS encoding glucodextranase DOMON-like domain-containing protein, with protein MLALLASQAQLTDPAGDARGDGGYVLPTRPPFTAEMLDLRALSTKGTPQGMQFTVTYGQLGNPWNAPGGFSAGVTDIFVKGALGGQATLGDLGLRTSGGGWQYHLRVSPGGSTLTEVDAQGRERPLATPTVQVSGTNLIVQTAVPEGRYGYWVTNSVYSPLTRDGVLRPTTTPGSTALQAGRADAPVPVDVMAAPGDTQAYTRGTLAPVGETRDLVGIGLLALGGVGLLITVIATVAVWRRLNARVRP; from the coding sequence GTGCTGGCCCTGCTCGCCTCCCAAGCTCAACTCACCGACCCGGCCGGAGACGCCCGTGGCGACGGCGGGTACGTGTTGCCCACCCGCCCCCCCTTCACGGCCGAGATGCTCGACCTGCGCGCCCTGAGCACCAAGGGCACCCCGCAAGGGATGCAGTTCACGGTCACGTACGGCCAGCTGGGCAACCCCTGGAACGCCCCGGGCGGCTTCAGCGCCGGCGTGACCGACATCTTCGTGAAGGGCGCGCTGGGTGGTCAGGCGACCCTGGGTGACCTGGGCCTGCGCACCAGTGGCGGCGGCTGGCAGTACCACCTGCGCGTCTCGCCGGGCGGCAGCACCTTGACCGAGGTGGACGCCCAGGGCCGGGAACGCCCGCTGGCCACGCCGACCGTGCAGGTGTCCGGCACGAACCTGATCGTGCAGACCGCCGTGCCCGAGGGCCGCTACGGCTACTGGGTGACGAACAGCGTGTACTCCCCGCTGACGCGCGACGGCGTGCTGCGCCCCACGACCACACCGGGCTCCACGGCCCTTCAGGCGGGCCGCGCCGACGCGCCGGTCCCGGTGGACGTGATGGCCGCGCCCGGGGATACCCAGGCGTACACGCGCGGCACCCTGGCCCCGGTGGGGGAGACCCGTGACCTCGTGGGAATCGGGCTGCTCGCGCTGGGCGGCGTGGGCCTGCTGATCACCGTGATCGCCACCGTCGCCGTCTGGCGGCGACTGAATGCGCGCGTGAGGCCGTGA
- the proB gene encoding glutamate 5-kinase yields MRVVLKLGTSVLTAGTDRLHRPRMVDLIRTLAAAREAGHEVVLVTSGAVLAGWEALGFPPRDRTLAEKQLLAAVGQGRLMHTYAQLADLYGLPVAQVLLTADDFRDRTRYLNARTTLDTCLARGVMPVINENDAVALEQLKVGDNDTLSAFVANLVEADLLVILTDAPGLYTADPRRDAGATLIPVVERVTPDVWARAGGAGSHRGTGGMHTKIQAAEIATRAGTPVVVAPGDARDVLTRLLAGESVGTRFLAAGSRLEARKRWILAEIAAGSVTLDAGAARAVSERGASLLPAGITGVQGRFGRGHTIRLLGPDGTELARGLTRYASADLLKLAGQHSSATEGLLGYTYGPEAVHRDDLVRL; encoded by the coding sequence ATGCGCGTCGTTCTGAAACTCGGCACCAGCGTCCTCACGGCAGGCACGGACCGCCTGCACCGCCCCCGCATGGTGGACCTGATCCGCACCCTGGCCGCCGCCCGCGAGGCCGGGCACGAGGTCGTGCTCGTCACGAGCGGCGCGGTCCTGGCCGGCTGGGAGGCGCTGGGCTTCCCGCCGCGCGACCGCACGCTGGCGGAAAAGCAGCTGCTGGCCGCCGTGGGGCAGGGCCGCCTGATGCACACGTACGCGCAGCTGGCCGACCTGTACGGCCTGCCCGTGGCGCAGGTGCTGCTCACCGCCGACGACTTCCGGGACCGCACGCGCTACCTGAACGCCCGCACCACCCTGGACACCTGCCTGGCGCGCGGCGTGATGCCGGTCATCAACGAGAACGACGCCGTGGCGCTCGAACAGCTCAAGGTCGGCGACAACGACACCCTCTCGGCGTTCGTGGCGAACCTCGTGGAGGCGGACCTGCTGGTCATCCTGACCGACGCGCCCGGCCTGTACACCGCCGACCCGCGCCGGGACGCAGGCGCCACCCTGATTCCCGTCGTGGAGCGCGTGACCCCCGACGTCTGGGCGCGCGCCGGCGGTGCGGGGTCGCACCGGGGCACCGGCGGTATGCACACCAAGATCCAGGCGGCCGAGATCGCCACCCGCGCGGGCACCCCGGTGGTGGTCGCGCCCGGCGACGCCCGCGACGTCCTGACCCGGCTGCTGGCCGGCGAGAGCGTCGGCACGCGCTTCCTGGCCGCCGGGTCCCGCCTGGAGGCCAGGAAGCGCTGGATCCTCGCGGAGATCGCCGCCGGGAGCGTCACCCTGGACGCCGGGGCCGCCCGCGCCGTGTCCGAGCGCGGCGCGAGCCTGCTGCCCGCCGGGATCACCGGGGTGCAGGGCCGCTTCGGGCGCGGCCACACCATCCGCCTGCTGGGCCCCGACGGCACCGAACTCGCGCGCGGCCTGACCCGCTACGCCTCGGCGGACCTGCTGAAACTCGCCGGGCAGCACTCCAGCGCCACCGAGGGCCTGCTGGGCTACACCTACGGCCCGGAAGCCGTGCACCGCGACGACCTCGTGCGGCTGTGA
- a CDS encoding M28 family metallopeptidase: MFPRTRVLPTRPALPAWKVILPLLGAAALGWGAYSWVTRPVNPAVQPAARQGTAAGDWATLKTFGPRAPGTPGHDRTLDWAQAQLTALGYHVTRDAFPLEVWTDGGATVAGPGGLTVTGRALYGSQGADQQGALVAVSGDATESQVDALDLQMKLVLTHCPARPWGAFAADLIDQGAFGEAIIDDCARPPALSRAPATPLPMLVLDRAAGTALEAHLGQTVTFTARTGTHTVQAGNLVARRVQGQPQVIYGAHLDSVPGAPGANDNASGVLAVLDLARRAAGTPDAERAWFVLFDGEELGLTGSRQFVKTYAYPMEQTRVMINLDMVGVNAQPLGVAATEDLLPLIRAARPGLREFEDDPQSTRETFGRSAGPTGLSDHAAFKAVRIPAAFLHRGVDRQYHTAQDTALNTALVQDAADAAWTIGQAALAAPFTPRPECGLTGRDCH, encoded by the coding sequence ATGTTCCCCCGCACCCGCGTCCTGCCCACCCGCCCCGCCCTTCCCGCCTGGAAAGTGATCCTGCCCCTGCTCGGCGCGGCGGCGCTGGGGTGGGGCGCGTATAGCTGGGTCACCCGCCCCGTGAATCCCGCCGTGCAGCCCGCCGCGCGGCAGGGCACCGCTGCGGGCGACTGGGCCACCCTGAAGACGTTCGGGCCGCGTGCGCCCGGCACCCCCGGCCACGACCGCACCCTCGACTGGGCGCAGGCGCAGTTGACCGCGCTGGGCTACCACGTGACCCGCGACGCCTTCCCGCTGGAGGTCTGGACGGACGGCGGCGCGACCGTCGCCGGTCCCGGTGGGCTGACCGTCACGGGCCGCGCCCTGTACGGCTCGCAGGGTGCCGACCAGCAGGGGGCACTCGTGGCGGTGTCCGGGGACGCCACCGAGTCGCAGGTGGACGCCCTGGACCTCCAGATGAAACTGGTCCTCACGCACTGCCCCGCGCGGCCCTGGGGGGCGTTCGCCGCCGACCTCATCGACCAGGGGGCGTTCGGCGAGGCGATCATCGACGACTGCGCCCGTCCGCCCGCCCTGTCCCGCGCGCCGGCCACACCGCTGCCCATGCTGGTGCTGGACCGCGCGGCTGGAACGGCCCTGGAGGCGCACCTGGGGCAGACCGTCACCTTCACCGCCCGGACCGGTACGCACACGGTGCAGGCGGGGAATCTCGTCGCGCGGCGCGTCCAGGGGCAGCCGCAGGTCATCTACGGCGCGCACCTCGACAGCGTCCCCGGGGCGCCCGGCGCGAACGACAACGCCAGCGGTGTCCTGGCGGTGCTCGACCTCGCCCGGCGCGCGGCGGGCACCCCGGACGCGGAGCGGGCCTGGTTCGTGCTCTTCGACGGGGAGGAACTCGGCCTGACCGGCAGCCGCCAGTTCGTGAAGACGTACGCCTACCCCATGGAGCAGACCCGCGTCATGATCAACCTCGACATGGTGGGCGTGAACGCCCAGCCGCTGGGCGTGGCCGCCACCGAGGACCTGCTGCCGCTGATCCGCGCCGCCCGGCCCGGCCTGCGCGAGTTCGAGGACGACCCCCAGTCCACCCGCGAGACCTTCGGGCGCAGCGCCGGCCCGACCGGCCTGAGCGACCACGCGGCCTTCAAGGCGGTCCGTATTCCCGCCGCGTTCCTGCACCGGGGCGTGGACCGGCAGTACCACACCGCCCAGGACACTGCGCTGAACACCGCCCTCGTGCAGGACGCGGCCGACGCCGCCTGGACGATCGGGCAGGCGGCACTGGCCGCGCCGTTCACGCCGCGTCCCGAGTGCGGGCTGACCGGCCGCGACTGCCACTGA
- a CDS encoding bifunctional 5,10-methylenetetrahydrofolate dehydrogenase/5,10-methenyltetrahydrofolate cyclohydrolase has protein sequence MTDLAPTPLALPGKPRADQVTRQVRADLSSWDFQPHLVSVLASGDPASRVYVDSKARQAKRLGVRFTVRDLGPQATQEKLHATLHALSSDPDVHGIMLELPLAAPLDADAALLHLTARKDIEGLSPANLALIAAGREGEALLPPTPRSIRFLLREALGDDLRGARVAVIGPGRTVGRPLTFMLNNRGATVTLCNEHTRDLSGVLAAQDAVVIAVGRAGLLRAGHVQPHHVVIDAGINVPADGSGVVGDAQANLPVRAQTPVPGGVGPLTSALMYQNLVRAVKLQRGEPVE, from the coding sequence ATGACTGACCTTGCACCCACCCCCCTGGCCCTGCCAGGTAAACCCCGCGCCGACCAGGTCACCCGGCAGGTGCGCGCCGATCTGAGCAGCTGGGACTTCCAGCCGCACCTCGTGAGTGTCCTGGCCTCCGGCGATCCGGCCAGCCGCGTGTACGTGGACAGCAAGGCCCGGCAGGCCAAGCGGCTGGGCGTGCGCTTCACGGTGCGCGACCTGGGACCGCAGGCCACCCAGGAGAAGCTGCACGCCACGCTGCACGCGCTGTCCAGCGATCCGGACGTGCACGGCATCATGCTGGAGCTGCCGCTGGCCGCGCCGCTGGACGCGGACGCCGCGCTGCTGCACCTGACGGCCCGCAAGGACATCGAGGGCCTGAGCCCCGCGAACCTCGCGCTGATCGCCGCCGGACGCGAGGGAGAGGCGCTGCTGCCCCCCACGCCCCGCTCGATCCGGTTCCTGCTGCGCGAGGCGCTGGGCGACGACCTGCGCGGCGCGCGCGTGGCCGTGATCGGGCCGGGCCGCACGGTGGGCCGCCCGCTGACGTTCATGCTGAACAACCGCGGCGCGACCGTCACGCTGTGCAACGAGCACACCCGCGACCTGAGCGGCGTGCTGGCCGCGCAGGACGCCGTGGTGATCGCGGTGGGCCGCGCGGGCCTGCTGCGCGCCGGGCACGTGCAGCCACACCACGTGGTGATCGACGCCGGGATCAACGTGCCCGCCGACGGCAGCGGCGTGGTGGGCGACGCCCAGGCGAACCTGCCGGTCCGCGCGCAGACGCCGGTCCCCGGGGGGGTGGGGCCGCTGACGAGCGCGCTGATGTACCAGAACCTCGTGCGCGCCGTGAAGTTGCAGCGCGGCGAACCGGTCGAGTAG
- a CDS encoding ABC transporter permease produces MKASDLWRLAWRGLTRRRVRTFLTALGITVAVASMVIFLSLGEGIRKVFTSELGGIGPDIQVSLTPLSQGLALHPNLPQDTVKQLQALAPELGLQTVTPVVMAVRGGLDPTQSVVLYGLPASGGIGAVFPNTALAQGRLLLPADEQTGAAVVGAKAAQNLRLGLGSTLNLNRRASVKVVGVLAPQSGLVDNFIFMPLTPLQRSEGAEGRVSLVAVKLNDPRQARAVATSISDRLNLEAATQSDFLSFIERALRISDAVRFGISLIALIVGGLAVANTVMMGVFERTREFATLRAIGARPAFVRALVLTESLLLSLVGGVGGVLLGLVGIVIVNLYTQQLAGIDAAALTPRLTLLALGISFLLGLLSGLLPARNASRLSIVGALGRV; encoded by the coding sequence ATGAAAGCCAGTGACCTGTGGCGACTCGCGTGGCGCGGCCTGACCCGCCGCCGGGTACGCACCTTCCTGACCGCGCTGGGCATCACCGTGGCGGTCGCCAGCATGGTGATCTTCCTGTCCCTGGGCGAGGGCATCCGCAAGGTATTCACCAGCGAACTGGGCGGCATCGGCCCGGACATCCAGGTGAGCCTCACGCCGCTCTCGCAGGGCCTGGCGCTGCACCCGAACCTCCCGCAGGACACGGTCAAGCAGCTCCAGGCGCTCGCGCCGGAACTGGGCCTCCAGACCGTCACGCCGGTCGTGATGGCCGTGCGGGGCGGCCTGGACCCCACCCAGAGCGTCGTGCTGTACGGCCTGCCCGCCAGCGGCGGGATCGGCGCGGTCTTCCCGAACACGGCGCTCGCCCAGGGCCGCCTGCTGCTGCCCGCCGACGAGCAGACCGGTGCGGCCGTCGTGGGCGCCAAGGCCGCGCAGAACCTGCGCCTGGGCCTGGGCAGCACCCTGAACCTCAACCGCCGCGCCAGCGTGAAGGTCGTGGGCGTCCTGGCGCCGCAGTCCGGGCTGGTGGACAACTTCATCTTCATGCCGTTGACGCCCCTTCAACGCAGCGAGGGCGCCGAGGGCCGCGTGTCCCTGGTCGCCGTGAAACTGAACGATCCCCGGCAGGCCCGCGCGGTCGCCACGAGCATCAGTGACCGCCTGAACCTGGAGGCCGCCACGCAGTCGGACTTCCTGAGCTTCATCGAGCGGGCGCTGCGCATCAGCGACGCCGTGCGCTTCGGGATCTCCCTGATCGCGCTGATCGTGGGTGGGCTGGCCGTCGCGAACACCGTCATGATGGGCGTCTTCGAACGCACCCGCGAGTTCGCCACGCTGCGCGCCATCGGGGCGCGGCCCGCGTTCGTGCGCGCGCTCGTCCTGACCGAGTCGCTGCTGCTCTCGCTGGTGGGTGGCGTGGGCGGCGTCCTGCTGGGCCTCGTGGGCATCGTGATCGTGAACCTGTACACGCAGCAGCTCGCCGGGATCGACGCGGCGGCCCTCACGCCCCGCCTGACGCTTCTGGCACTGGGCATCAGCTTCCTGCTGGGGCTGCTCTCGGGCCTGCTGCCCGCCCGGAACGCCAGCCGCCTGAGCATCGTGGGCGCCCTCGGGAGGGTCTGA
- the lepA gene encoding translation elongation factor 4, with protein sequence MLTMRRARLRVVNVRNFSIIAHVDHGKSTLADRILERLGAMSERDKRDQTLDTLELERERGITIKSTPVRLTYRRENGEEYTFNLIDTPGHVDFNYEVSRSLAACEGVLLLVDASQGVEAQTIVNAYLAIDSNLEIVPVINKIDLPAADPEGAAQELEEVIGIPASDAVFASGKAGIGIPEILEAIVERIPAPSGDPEAPLKALIFDSFFDAYQGVILFVRVLEGTLNPKDQIRLMNAGKNFEVDKVGTFSPGLVVGESLPAGAVGWVAAGIKDIQDAQVGDTLTGRERQTAEPFPGFKPAQPVVFSGLYPTDTEDYRKLRDALEKLKLNDAAFSFEPETSEALGFGFRCGFLGLLHAEIIQERLEREYDLDLIATAPAVVYRVTLTNGEVFETQNPAEFPTRDRITTVEEPYIKLSIMLPEDYVGPVMQLLQERRGSMITMNYVGKRVELLYEVPFAEILYDFHDRLKSISRGYASMDYEQLGYREGDLRKVDIMVNNEVIDALAVIVHETKTYGLGRKIVDKMADVIPRQMFPVPVQAVIGGKIIARATVKAFRKDVLAKCYGGDISRKKKLLEKQKKGRARMKQFGTVEVPQEAFLAVLSTEE encoded by the coding sequence ATGCTTACCATGCGCCGCGCTAGACTGCGGGTTGTGAACGTCAGGAACTTCTCGATCATCGCCCATGTGGACCACGGGAAATCGACCCTCGCGGACCGCATCCTGGAGCGGCTGGGGGCCATGTCCGAACGGGACAAGCGCGACCAGACGCTCGACACACTGGAACTGGAGCGCGAGCGCGGCATCACCATCAAGTCCACCCCGGTGCGCCTCACGTACCGGCGCGAGAACGGGGAGGAGTACACCTTCAACCTGATCGACACGCCCGGGCACGTGGACTTCAACTACGAGGTCTCGCGGTCGCTGGCGGCCTGCGAGGGCGTGCTGCTGCTCGTGGACGCCTCGCAGGGCGTCGAGGCGCAGACGATCGTGAACGCGTACCTCGCCATCGACAGCAACCTGGAGATCGTGCCGGTCATCAACAAGATCGACCTGCCCGCCGCCGACCCGGAGGGCGCCGCGCAGGAACTCGAGGAGGTCATCGGGATTCCCGCCTCGGACGCCGTGTTCGCGTCCGGCAAGGCCGGGATCGGTATTCCCGAGATCCTGGAAGCCATCGTGGAGCGCATCCCGGCGCCCAGCGGCGACCCCGAGGCCCCGCTGAAGGCGCTGATCTTCGACTCGTTCTTCGACGCCTACCAGGGCGTGATCCTGTTCGTGCGGGTGCTCGAAGGCACCCTGAACCCCAAGGATCAGATCCGCCTGATGAACGCCGGGAAGAACTTCGAGGTGGACAAGGTCGGCACCTTCAGCCCCGGGCTGGTCGTGGGCGAGTCCCTCCCGGCCGGCGCGGTGGGCTGGGTGGCGGCGGGCATCAAGGACATCCAGGACGCGCAGGTCGGGGACACCCTGACCGGGCGCGAGCGGCAGACCGCCGAGCCGTTCCCCGGCTTCAAGCCCGCCCAGCCCGTGGTGTTCTCGGGCCTGTACCCCACCGACACCGAGGACTACCGCAAGCTGCGCGACGCGCTGGAGAAGCTGAAACTGAACGACGCGGCCTTCTCCTTCGAGCCCGAGACTTCCGAGGCGCTGGGCTTCGGGTTCCGCTGCGGCTTCCTGGGCCTGCTGCACGCCGAGATCATCCAGGAGCGCCTGGAACGCGAGTACGACCTGGACCTGATCGCCACGGCGCCCGCCGTGGTGTACCGCGTGACCCTCACGAACGGCGAGGTGTTCGAGACGCAGAACCCGGCCGAGTTCCCCACCCGGGACCGCATCACGACCGTGGAGGAGCCGTACATCAAGCTTAGCATCATGCTGCCCGAGGACTACGTGGGGCCGGTCATGCAGCTGCTGCAGGAGCGCCGCGGCTCGATGATCACCATGAACTACGTTGGCAAGCGCGTGGAGCTGCTGTACGAGGTGCCGTTCGCGGAGATCCTGTACGACTTCCACGACCGCCTCAAGAGCATCAGCCGCGGCTACGCCAGCATGGACTACGAGCAGCTCGGCTACCGCGAGGGCGACCTGCGCAAGGTCGACATCATGGTGAACAACGAGGTCATCGACGCGCTGGCCGTGATCGTGCACGAGACCAAGACCTACGGGCTGGGCCGCAAGATCGTGGACAAGATGGCGGACGTGATTCCCCGGCAGATGTTCCCGGTGCCGGTGCAGGCCGTGATCGGCGGGAAGATCATCGCGCGCGCCACCGTGAAAGCCTTCCGTAAGGACGTGCTCGCCAAGTGCTACGGCGGGGATATTTCCCGCAAGAAGAAGCTGCTGGAAAAGCAGAAGAAGGGGCGCGCCCGCATGAAGCAGTTCGGCACGGTCGAGGTGCCGCAGGAGGCGTTCCTGGCGGTGCTGAGCACCGAGGAGTAA
- a CDS encoding TetR/AcrR family transcriptional regulator, with protein sequence MPSESVRPARARSAEEKNQRRDDILRAAERLWTTTTYAELSMNQVAREAKLAKGTLYLYFDTKEELFLALLSEHLGQWITRTSDLLIERQPRTPQQVTDVLLDSADSLTPLRRLLVLLGTVLERNVRPELGLEFRRELDSQLHRLVQHMPYSAPVTLRLLRHLYALAIGWQQFRESLPGLDPRTGQPRAELPGEYRAEFELALRGIVEQLAAQDARANAV encoded by the coding sequence ATGCCTTCCGAATCCGTCCGACCCGCCCGCGCCCGCAGCGCCGAAGAAAAGAACCAGCGCCGCGACGACATCCTGCGTGCCGCCGAGCGCCTGTGGACGACCACCACCTACGCCGAACTCAGCATGAATCAGGTCGCCCGCGAGGCCAAACTCGCCAAGGGCACGCTGTACCTGTACTTCGACACGAAAGAAGAACTGTTCCTGGCGCTGCTCAGCGAACACCTCGGGCAGTGGATCACCCGCACCAGCGACCTGCTGATCGAGCGCCAGCCCCGCACGCCGCAGCAGGTCACCGACGTGCTGCTCGACTCGGCCGACAGCCTCACGCCGCTGCGCCGCCTGCTCGTGCTGCTGGGCACGGTGCTGGAACGCAACGTGCGCCCTGAACTGGGCCTGGAATTCCGCCGTGAACTCGACAGCCAGCTGCACCGCCTCGTGCAGCACATGCCCTACAGCGCGCCGGTCACGCTGCGCCTGCTGCGTCACCTGTACGCCCTGGCCATCGGCTGGCAGCAGTTCCGCGAGAGCCTGCCGGGCCTGGACCCCAGGACCGGACAGCCCCGGGCCGAGCTGCCCGGCGAGTACCGCGCCGAGTTCGAACTCGCGCTGCGCGGCATCGTCGAGCAGCTGGCCGCTCAGGACGCCCGCGCCAACGCGGTCTGA
- a CDS encoding GNAT family N-acetyltransferase — protein sequence MTRSLAYFTDLALRRQEGSLVARGPAYAVVRSPANPTFWWGNFLLMPALPAPGDRPGWEAAFTQEYPHAAHRVFGVDVPGPALEGPAADEFRAAGYDVRADTVLTAGRTHAPRRINRDATVRVLDGDADWSAALRLREAVNAADPHGHEPAGYRVFAERKLAAYRAAQAAGHGAVLGAFDDRGDMLSGLGIFGAGEGVARYQSVETHPDARSRGLAGTLVHRAGEWARGQLGTRTLVIVADPDYHAQRLYESVGFTPTEVQIALERRPQE from the coding sequence ATGACCCGGTCCCTCGCCTACTTCACGGATCTCGCGCTGCGCCGCCAGGAGGGGAGCCTCGTGGCGCGCGGCCCGGCCTACGCGGTCGTCCGGTCGCCCGCCAATCCCACGTTCTGGTGGGGCAACTTCCTGCTCATGCCCGCGCTGCCCGCTCCCGGCGACCGTCCGGGCTGGGAGGCGGCGTTCACGCAGGAGTATCCGCACGCCGCGCACCGCGTGTTCGGGGTGGACGTGCCCGGCCCGGCGCTGGAGGGCCCGGCCGCCGACGAGTTCAGGGCAGCCGGGTACGACGTGCGTGCCGACACGGTCCTGACCGCCGGGCGCACCCACGCGCCCCGCCGCATAAACCGCGACGCGACCGTGCGGGTGCTGGACGGCGACGCCGACTGGAGTGCCGCCCTGCGCCTGCGCGAGGCCGTGAACGCCGCCGACCCGCACGGGCACGAGCCGGCAGGCTACCGGGTGTTCGCCGAACGCAAGCTGGCCGCCTACCGCGCCGCGCAGGCCGCCGGGCACGGCGCGGTGCTGGGCGCCTTCGACGACCGGGGCGACATGCTCTCGGGCCTGGGCATCTTCGGCGCGGGGGAGGGCGTCGCCCGCTACCAGAGCGTCGAGACGCACCCGGACGCCCGCTCGCGCGGCCTGGCGGGCACCCTGGTCCACCGCGCGGGCGAGTGGGCCCGCGGGCAGCTGGGCACCCGCACGCTGGTCATCGTGGCCGACCCGGACTACCACGCCCAGCGCCTGTACGAGAGCGTGGGCTTCACGCCGACTGAGGTGCAGATCGCCCTGGAACGGCGCCCGCAGGAGTGA